CGTTGCGCGCGCGCCGCGGCGCCGAGGGCGTGTCGTCCGGCCCGGCGAAGACAGGGGAGAGCAGATCGGGAGTAATGAGCCCTCCGGACGCGGCCATCGCGACGGCGCGCTGCACTTCGTTCCGCAGCTGGCGGACGTTGCCCGGCCAGCTGTACGCGTCGAACAGGTCGAGCGTCTCCGGGCTCAGGCGCACGTCAGCTTTGCCGAGGCGCTCGCACGCTTCGCGCGCGAAGAACGTGCTGAGGTGGGGAATCTCCTCGCGCCGGTCGCGCAGCGGCGGGACGTGAATGCGGATGACGCTCAACCGGTAGAAGAGATCTTCGCGGAACCGTCCCTCGGTGACCCGCTGCTCGAGATCCGCATTGGTCGCGGCGACCACGCGGACGTCGACGCGGATCGGGCGGGTCTCGCCGACCGGGAGGATTTCCCCCTGCTCGAGGAATCGCAGGAACTTGGGCTGGACGTCGAGCGGCAGGTCGCCGATCTCGTCCAGGAAGATCGTCCCGCCCGACGCGCTGCGGATGACGCCCGGCTGGTCCGAGATCGCGCCGGTAAAGCTGCCGCGGCGGTGGCCGAACAACTGGCTGTCGGCCAGCTCGCGCGTCGCGCTGGTGCAGTTGTAGGGCAGGAACATCGCGCCTGAGCGCGCCGACCCCGCATGGATCGCGCGTGCCACGAGGTCCTTGCCGGTGCCGCTCTCGCCGGTGATGAGCACCGTGAGGTCGCTTCCCTGGAGGCGCTGGATCAGGTCGGCGACGCGCTGCATCGCGGCGCTCGAGCACACGAACCCGGGCAGCAGCGGCTCCAGCGAGCGCTCCACCGTGCCGGGCGCCGGTTCCGCCGGACGCTCGCGGGCGTAGCACAGCTCGAATCCCTGACGGAGCACCGCGCAGAGGGTGTGGAAGCGCTGCATCATCGGCGTCGAGAACGGACGGACGGCCGAAACCGCGGCATACCGCGCCCCCGCCGGGTCCCGGCCGATTCCCTCGACGACGACGAGGTGCGACGGCCCGCCGGTCAGCGCCCGCAGCGCCGCCCGCGCCAGGGCGCGCGCCGCTTCGGTGTCGCAGCCGGCCGCCGCCACCAGGTGCGCGTCCCCCTTCTGCGGCTGCGTGAAGATGATCGCCGCCTGCGCGTCACACGCCTCGAGCAGCGTCGTCGCCCCCTCCTTGGCGAGGAGCGCGGGGGTGACCGCCGCGTCCACGATCCGGCGGACGAGGGCGGCATCGCCGTCCGCATTGACGCCGAGGAACGCCCCCGTCCCGGCGGCGGGCATGGCGGCAATCGCCGCGCGCGTCTCCGCGAGGTCCGGCTGCGCGTCCAGCGACTCGAAGATCGCCACCGCGTCGGAGAGATACCGCGTCGCGCGCGACCGCGCCCCGGCGTAGCCCGCCAGCTTGCCCAGCTCGAGGTGGCTCAGTCCCGCCTGGTACTTCTCGCCGAGCAGGTCGAACACGCTGACGCTCTGACCGAGGTCGTGATACGCCTCGGTCGCGCGTCCGGCCTGCGCGTGAACCCGGCCGCGCAACCGCAGGAACTCTCCCCAGACGCTGCTCATCCCGGCCGCGGTGAACTGGCCGGCGACGTCGTTCAGCCGCTGTTCGGCCTCGTCGCGGCGGCCGGACGCGAGGAGCGCCTCGATCGCGATCAGCTCCGCCTGCGCGACGTACGCGGACGGCGCGTCGTCAGAGCGCGAGATCTGCGTGGCGGCCGCCAGGGCAGCGCGCGCATCGCCGCGACGGAGGGCGAGCCGCGCCTCGAGCGCCTGCACCGACCACTGGTACCACTTGTTCGAATCGCCGTAGGCTTCACGGGAGCGCTGCAGGCAGCGGCTGGCTTCCTCGTGGTTGCCGCGCACCAGGTGAATCTGCGCCAGCGTATCGAACACCGCGCCGGTGGTCTCGCGCATGAACTGAAGCGGGCTGCGGACGTCGAGCGCGCGATTGAGCGCCTGCTCGGCGCGGCGCAGGTTGCCCAGCCGGACGCTGATCTGGCCCAGCGACGCGAGCGCGATGCCCAGCCCGTGCGGCGTGCCGGCCGCTTCCTGCAGCTCGACGCTTCGCTCGGCGAGCGACAGCGCCTGATCGTGCCGGTGCTGCATCATCGCCACGTTCGCCTGGTTGCCGCAGACCGTGGCCACGACGTCGCCGGCGCGGACCATCAGCGCCAGCCGCTCTGCCTGGCGCAGCGCCGCCATCGCCTCGTCGAGACGCCCTTCCTGGGCGAGGGTGACGCCGCTCAGCGAATGCACGAGCGCCAGATTGCGGCTGTCGCCGGCGGCGTGCAGCGCGGACGCGGCCTGCGCGATGTGCTCGCGGACGATGGCGGTGTCGCCGACGTGGCGGTAGCAGAGCCCCAGTTCGTAGTGGGTGAGCCCGATGGCGCGCGAGTCGTGCGCCCGCTCGGCCTGCTTCAGCGCGCGGCCGAGCAGCGCGATGCCGCGGGAGGGCTCCCCTTTGGCGATTGCCAGCTTCCCGTGCAGCCGCCACAGCTCGGAGAGGCGTGCCGGATGCAGCCGCTCGCGCTCTTCGGGCGGCTGCCCGAGTGCGTCCGCCGCCTGCCGGATGTCATCCTGCTGGAACCACGCTTCCGCGAGGGCGGTGCGGACCTGGAGCGTCTCGTCGCGCGTGAGCCCGGGCGTCTTCAGCGCGCGGACGAGGAGGCTGGCCGCCTCGGCCCCGTGGCCGTGCTGCAGGGCGTCAGTCGCCTTGGCGAAGGACTCTGGAAGCGGCACCGCCGGGAGTATACCCGGTATACAGCCGGATGGATAGGGGGTTTACAGCCGCCGGGCGCGCGGGTCGGCAGCAAAGCGGTAGGTCAGCAGCTTGTAGATCAACTTCGCGCAGAGGAAGTTCGGGGCGATCATCCCGGGGATCGGGCTCAACTCGACCACGTCGGCGGAGACGATGCGCCGCTTCTCCGAGACGAGCCGCAGCAGGCGGGTGATTTCCGGCCAGGAGAGGCCGCCGGGCTCGGGGGTGCCGGTCGCCGGCATGATTGCCGGATCCATTCCGTCGACGTCGATGGTCACGTAGACGTCGTTCGACAGGCCCTCGACGACCGCGTCCATCCACGTCGGGCCGCGCCGCATGTCGGCGTCGTAGAACACGCGGCTCTTCAGCTGCGGCAGGACCTCGGCCTCCTCGGTCGAGAGACTGCGGATCCCGACCTGCGTCACCTCCGCGTACTGGAGCGATCGCCGCATGGCGCAGGCGTGGTTGTGGATCGTGCCCATGTAGGAGTCGCGCATGTCGGCGTGGGCGTCGATCTGCAGCACGGACAAGCCGGGGTATTTCCGCGCCGCCGCGGAGACGAGCGGCGGCGTGATCGAGTGCTCGCCGCCAATCGTGACCAGGAACTTGTCGCGCCCGATGATTTCGTAGGCGACGCGCTCGATCTCGTCGACGAGCGGCGCCATTTCGCCGAACGGCAGCTCCATCTCGGGGAGCGTGTAGATGCCGACGCCGTGCACGTCCGCCTTCAGCTCGTCGTCCCACAGCTCCATGTGGGAAGAGGCCTGCAGGATCTCGTGCGGACCGTTGCGCGTGCCTCCGACGTATGAGGTCGTGCGATCGACCGGACAGGGCAGGATCACGACGGCGGCCTCGTCGAAGCTGGGGCGGAGAGGCAGGGCGCCGCCGAACACCAGCGCTTCGGTGTGGTCGTACTTGAACGGGACATCCATGACTAGCGGGCCTCGAAGCGCGCGGCGGGAAAAGGGCGGCCGTTGACGGCCATCGTCGGACCCGAGAGCTCGAAGGCGATCGGCTTCCGGGCGGCGAGCGTCTCGCGCGCGCTCCCCGCCAGCGCGCTGACCAGCAGCGGCAGGGCGATGGTCGCGTCGGCGTGGACCGTGACCTGCTCGGCGTCGGTCGCCAGCTTGCCCCAGCTGCGCGCCTCCTCGAGGCTGGAGCCGGAGGCGCCGCCGAAGTGCGGCACGTCGGTCACGATTTGCAGGGCGTAGCGATGACCGCCGACGCGGTCGTCGAAGAACTCCGCCTGCACGCTCGCCTGGTTGATGAAATTCTTCGGCGTGCCGCCGCCCAGCACGATCGACGCCGTGCGCGGGTGGCGGATCACGATGTTCGCCGACTCGACGATGTCGCCGATGACGTCGATGAGCCCGGCGGTGGCGTCGCGGTTGCGGGCCTGCGAGAGGCCCATCCCGATGGACGAATCGGCAATCGCCGGGCAGAAGACCGGCACGTTGGCCCGGTACGCGGCGGTGAGGATGCCGTCCTGCCCGGTCTGCTGCCAGAGGTACTCGCCGAGCCGGTACAGGAACTCGCGCGAGGTATACGGCCTGCGCTCGAGCGTGAGCGCGAACGCCGCGATCCACTCGTCGTTGTCGCAGAACTCGTCTTCACTCGCGTAGGTGTCGTACACGCGATCGATGTGCTCGCCTTGCAGCTTGGCGTCGTCTTCGTGCGGCGACCCGATGAAGTGGTGCCGGCCGCGCGTTTCGTGCAGATCGTGGTAGAGGTTCGCGCCGGTCGACACCAGACAGTCGACGTAGCGGTTGGCGATGAGGTGGGCGACGATCATCCGCAGCCCGCCGGCGCTGAGCGCGCCGGCCATGCCGAGGAAGATCGTGCAGTCGGCGCCGAGCATCTTCTCCCAGATGCGCCGCGCCGTCGCCAGGTTGCGCCCCTGGAACGAAATCTTTTCCATCCGCGCCAGCAGATCGCCGGCTGCCGCGTCCGCCTGCACCGTGAACGGCTCGACGGGCGTGCGAAGAAAACGCGATTTCGTTTTCATGCCGCAGACATTCTGACACAGCAGCTTTCAGCTTTCAGCTGGGAGCTCGGTTAAAACGCGTAGCCGATCCGCGCGAAGC
This genomic stretch from Vicinamibacterales bacterium harbors:
- a CDS encoding sigma 54-interacting transcriptional regulator, which codes for MPLPESFAKATDALQHGHGAEAASLLVRALKTPGLTRDETLQVRTALAEAWFQQDDIRQAADALGQPPEERERLHPARLSELWRLHGKLAIAKGEPSRGIALLGRALKQAERAHDSRAIGLTHYELGLCYRHVGDTAIVREHIAQAASALHAAGDSRNLALVHSLSGVTLAQEGRLDEAMAALRQAERLALMVRAGDVVATVCGNQANVAMMQHRHDQALSLAERSVELQEAAGTPHGLGIALASLGQISVRLGNLRRAEQALNRALDVRSPLQFMRETTGAVFDTLAQIHLVRGNHEEASRCLQRSREAYGDSNKWYQWSVQALEARLALRRGDARAALAAATQISRSDDAPSAYVAQAELIAIEALLASGRRDEAEQRLNDVAGQFTAAGMSSVWGEFLRLRGRVHAQAGRATEAYHDLGQSVSVFDLLGEKYQAGLSHLELGKLAGYAGARSRATRYLSDAVAIFESLDAQPDLAETRAAIAAMPAAGTGAFLGVNADGDAALVRRIVDAAVTPALLAKEGATTLLEACDAQAAIIFTQPQKGDAHLVAAAGCDTEAARALARAALRALTGGPSHLVVVEGIGRDPAGARYAAVSAVRPFSTPMMQRFHTLCAVLRQGFELCYARERPAEPAPGTVERSLEPLLPGFVCSSAAMQRVADLIQRLQGSDLTVLITGESGTGKDLVARAIHAGSARSGAMFLPYNCTSATRELADSQLFGHRRGSFTGAISDQPGVIRSASGGTIFLDEIGDLPLDVQPKFLRFLEQGEILPVGETRPIRVDVRVVAATNADLEQRVTEGRFREDLFYRLSVIRIHVPPLRDRREEIPHLSTFFAREACERLGKADVRLSPETLDLFDAYSWPGNVRQLRNEVQRAVAMAASGGLITPDLLSPVFAGPDDTPSAPRRARNVTLSAAVERLERELIEGVLQRTAGNVSQSARALGLTRRGLYLKMERLGIEYKVSTV
- the speB gene encoding agmatinase; the protein is MDVPFKYDHTEALVFGGALPLRPSFDEAAVVILPCPVDRTTSYVGGTRNGPHEILQASSHMELWDDELKADVHGVGIYTLPEMELPFGEMAPLVDEIERVAYEIIGRDKFLVTIGGEHSITPPLVSAAARKYPGLSVLQIDAHADMRDSYMGTIHNHACAMRRSLQYAEVTQVGIRSLSTEEAEVLPQLKSRVFYDADMRRGPTWMDAVVEGLSNDVYVTIDVDGMDPAIMPATGTPEPGGLSWPEITRLLRLVSEKRRIVSADVVELSPIPGMIAPNFLCAKLIYKLLTYRFAADPRARRL
- a CDS encoding deoxyhypusine synthase family protein — translated: MKTKSRFLRTPVEPFTVQADAAAGDLLARMEKISFQGRNLATARRIWEKMLGADCTIFLGMAGALSAGGLRMIVAHLIANRYVDCLVSTGANLYHDLHETRGRHHFIGSPHEDDAKLQGEHIDRVYDTYASEDEFCDNDEWIAAFALTLERRPYTSREFLYRLGEYLWQQTGQDGILTAAYRANVPVFCPAIADSSIGMGLSQARNRDATAGLIDVIGDIVESANIVIRHPRTASIVLGGGTPKNFINQASVQAEFFDDRVGGHRYALQIVTDVPHFGGASGSSLEEARSWGKLATDAEQVTVHADATIALPLLVSALAGSARETLAARKPIAFELSGPTMAVNGRPFPAARFEAR